A window of the Pseudomonas furukawaii genome harbors these coding sequences:
- the rlmN gene encoding 23S rRNA (adenine(2503)-C(2))-methyltransferase RlmN — MTESTGKVNLLGLTQPQLESFFESIGEKRFRAGQVMKWIHHFGVDDFDAMSNIGKALRDKLKASAEIRGPEVVSQDISSDGTRKWVVRVASGSCVETVYIPQGGRGTLCVSSQAGCALDCSFCSTGKQGFNSDLTAAEVIGQVWIANKSFGTIPAKIDRAITNVVMMGMGEPLLNFDNVVAAMNIMMDDLGYGISKRKVTLSTSGVAPMIDKLGEVIDVSLALSLHAPNDPLRNQLVPINKKYPLSVVLDACRRYISRLGEKRVLTVEYTLLKDVNDQPEHAAQMIELLKEFPCKINLIPFNPFPHSGYERPSNNAIRRFQDLLHKAGHNVTVRTTRGDDIDAACGQLVGQVMDRTRRSERYIAVRQLNAESEAPGSAANRT; from the coding sequence ATGACTGAATCGACCGGTAAAGTGAACCTGCTGGGCCTGACCCAGCCGCAACTGGAAAGCTTCTTCGAATCCATCGGGGAGAAGCGCTTCCGCGCCGGCCAGGTGATGAAATGGATTCACCACTTTGGCGTCGATGATTTCGATGCCATGAGCAATATCGGCAAGGCCTTGCGCGACAAGCTCAAGGCCTCTGCCGAGATTCGTGGCCCGGAAGTGGTCAGCCAGGACATCTCCAGCGATGGCACCCGCAAATGGGTGGTCCGCGTGGCCTCCGGCAGCTGCGTCGAAACCGTGTACATCCCCCAGGGTGGTCGTGGAACGCTCTGCGTCTCCTCCCAGGCTGGGTGCGCCCTGGATTGCAGTTTCTGCTCCACCGGCAAGCAGGGTTTCAACAGCGACCTCACCGCGGCCGAAGTCATCGGTCAGGTCTGGATCGCCAACAAGTCCTTCGGGACCATTCCCGCGAAGATCGACCGTGCCATCACCAACGTGGTGATGATGGGCATGGGCGAGCCGCTGCTGAATTTCGACAACGTCGTCGCCGCCATGAACATCATGATGGACGACCTCGGTTACGGCATTTCCAAGCGCAAGGTGACCCTGTCCACCTCGGGCGTGGCGCCGATGATCGACAAGCTGGGCGAGGTGATCGACGTCTCCCTGGCGCTGTCGCTGCACGCGCCCAATGACCCGCTGCGCAACCAGTTGGTGCCGATCAACAAGAAGTACCCCCTGTCGGTGGTGCTGGACGCCTGCCGCCGCTACATCTCGCGTCTTGGCGAGAAGCGTGTGCTCACCGTCGAATACACCCTGCTCAAGGATGTGAACGACCAGCCCGAGCACGCCGCGCAGATGATCGAGCTGCTGAAGGAATTTCCCTGCAAGATCAACCTGATCCCGTTCAACCCCTTCCCGCATTCGGGCTACGAGCGGCCGAGCAACAACGCCATCCGCCGCTTCCAGGACCTGTTGCACAAGGCCGGCCACAATGTCACCGTGCGCACCACCCGTGGTGATGACATCGACGCCGCCTGCGGCCAGTTGGTGGGCCAGGTCATGGACCGCACCCGCCGCAGCGAGCGCTACATTGCCGTGCGCCAGTTGAACGCCGAGTCGGAGGCGCCCGGCAGCGCCGCGAACCGGACCTGA
- the cysE gene encoding serine O-acetyltransferase: MFERIREDIQSVFHRDPAARNAFEVLTCYPGLHAIWLHRVGHALWVSGWKWLARLVSNFGRWMTGIEIHPGAKIGRRFFIDHGMGIVIGETAEIGDDVTLYQGVTLGGTSWNKGKRHPTLENGVVVGAGAKVLGPFTVGAGAKIGSNAVVTKAVPAGATAVGIPGRIIVKADPEQEAKRQAIAERFGFDAYGVGQDMPDPVARAIGQLLDHVQAVDERLEGMCKALTALGSDYCAKALPELRDEDFAGVKDEERKPVA; the protein is encoded by the coding sequence ATGTTCGAGCGCATTCGAGAAGACATTCAAAGCGTATTTCACCGCGATCCGGCGGCACGCAATGCCTTCGAGGTGCTCACCTGTTACCCCGGTCTCCATGCCATCTGGTTGCATCGTGTCGGCCATGCGCTCTGGGTCTCGGGCTGGAAGTGGCTGGCGCGACTGGTCTCCAATTTCGGTCGCTGGATGACTGGTATCGAGATTCATCCGGGGGCCAAGATCGGTCGCCGTTTCTTCATCGATCACGGCATGGGGATCGTGATCGGTGAAACCGCCGAGATCGGCGATGACGTGACCCTCTATCAGGGCGTGACGCTCGGTGGCACCAGCTGGAACAAGGGCAAGCGCCATCCGACGCTCGAGAATGGCGTCGTCGTCGGTGCGGGCGCCAAGGTGCTGGGGCCCTTTACTGTGGGAGCTGGAGCCAAGATCGGCTCCAATGCGGTGGTGACCAAGGCGGTGCCAGCGGGTGCGACGGCTGTCGGTATTCCCGGACGCATCATCGTCAAGGCCGATCCCGAGCAGGAGGCCAAGCGCCAGGCGATCGCCGAGCGTTTCGGCTTCGATGCCTACGGCGTGGGGCAGGACATGCCTGACCCGGTCGCGCGGGCTATCGGTCAGCTGCTGGATCATGTTCAGGCGGTCGACGAGCGTCTTGAGGGCATGTGCAAGGCCTTGACCGCCCTGGGTAGCGACTACTGTGCCAAGGCCCTGCCCGAGCTTCGTGACGAGGACTTTGCAGGCGTCAAGGATGAGGAACGCAAACCGGTGGCCTGA
- the hscB gene encoding co-chaperone HscB: MGTPCHFALFDLKPDYRLDLDQLAARYRDLARTVHPDRFADASDREQRLALERAAQLNDAYQTLKSAPRRALYLLALKGRELPLEATVQDPQFLLQQMQWREELEDLHDSADLDGVGAFKRRLKAAQSELDADFADCWDDASRREEAERLVRRMQFLDKLTHEVRQLEERLDD, encoded by the coding sequence GTGGGAACTCCCTGTCATTTTGCGCTGTTCGACTTGAAGCCGGATTATCGGCTGGACCTCGATCAACTGGCGGCTCGCTACCGAGACCTGGCTCGCACTGTCCACCCCGATCGCTTCGCCGACGCGTCCGATCGGGAGCAGCGCCTGGCGCTGGAGCGCGCCGCGCAGCTCAACGATGCCTACCAGACGCTGAAGAGCGCGCCGCGCCGGGCGCTCTACCTGCTCGCCCTGAAGGGGCGCGAGCTGCCCCTTGAGGCGACGGTCCAGGATCCTCAGTTCCTGCTTCAGCAGATGCAGTGGCGAGAGGAGTTGGAAGACCTGCACGACAGCGCCGATCTGGATGGCGTGGGTGCGTTCAAGCGTCGACTGAAGGCCGCCCAGTCCGAACTGGATGCGGACTTTGCCGACTGTTGGGATGACGCCTCGCGCCGCGAGGAAGCCGAACGGCTGGTGCGTCGCATGCAGTTCCTCGACAAGCTGACCCATGAAGTGCGCCAACTGGAAGAGCGCCTCGACGATTAA
- the iscX gene encoding Fe-S cluster assembly protein IscX produces MSLKWTDVLEIAIQLAETKPDVDPRYVNFVDLHNWIVALPDFSDDPNRGGEKVLEAVQAAWIEEAD; encoded by the coding sequence ATGAGCCTCAAATGGACCGATGTGCTGGAGATCGCCATCCAGCTGGCTGAAACAAAGCCGGATGTGGATCCGCGCTACGTGAACTTCGTCGATCTGCACAACTGGATCGTCGCCCTGCCGGACTTCTCCGACGACCCCAATCGGGGCGGCGAGAAGGTTCTGGAGGCCGTCCAGGCCGCCTGGATCGAAGAAGCCGACTGA
- the hscA gene encoding Fe-S protein assembly chaperone HscA translates to MALLQIAEPGQSPQPHQRRLAVGIDLGTTNSLVAAVRSGVAEPLPDADGQVILPSAVRYHAERVEVGGSAKQAASADPLNTIISVKRFMGRGLEDVKLLGEQLPYRFIGGESHMPFIETIQGAKSPVEVSADILKALRQRAEQTLGGELVGAVITVPAYFDEAQRQATKDAARLAGLNVLRLLNEPTAAAVAYGLDKQAEGIVAIYDLGGGTFDISILRLTRGVFEVLATGGDSALGGDDFDHAVAGWVLEQAGLSADLDPGAQRSLLRAACDAKEALTSADRVEVAYGDWRGELTRAGFDALIEPMVARSLKACRRAVRDAGIEVDEVEAVVMVGGSTRVPRVREAVAEMFGRQPLTDIDPDQVVAIGAAVQADILAGNKRGEELLLLDVIPLSLGLETMGGLMEKVIPRNTTIPVARAQDFTTYKDGQTAMMIHVLQGERELIKDCRSLARFELRGIPPMVAGAAKIRVTFQVDADGLLGVTARELASGVEASIQVKPSYGLTDGEISRMLQDSFQYAGEDKNARALREQQVEAERLLEAVQAALEADGERLLDEVERDAILDTMQTLREVALGTDVAAIEAQVKRLSQVTDAFAARRMDAAVKAALSGRRLNEIED, encoded by the coding sequence ATGGCCCTACTGCAGATCGCCGAACCCGGGCAGAGCCCTCAGCCTCACCAGCGCCGCCTGGCGGTGGGCATCGACCTGGGTACCACCAATTCGCTGGTCGCTGCGGTCCGCAGCGGCGTTGCCGAGCCCCTGCCAGACGCCGACGGGCAGGTCATCCTGCCATCCGCCGTGCGCTATCACGCCGAGCGTGTCGAGGTGGGGGGCAGCGCCAAGCAGGCCGCTTCCGCCGATCCTCTGAACACCATCATCTCCGTGAAGCGCTTCATGGGGCGTGGGCTGGAAGACGTCAAGCTGCTGGGCGAGCAACTGCCCTACCGCTTTATCGGTGGCGAATCCCACATGCCCTTCATCGAGACCATTCAGGGTGCCAAGAGCCCGGTGGAGGTCTCTGCCGACATCCTGAAGGCCCTTCGCCAGCGTGCCGAGCAGACCCTTGGTGGGGAGCTGGTGGGTGCCGTGATCACCGTTCCCGCCTACTTCGACGAGGCCCAGCGCCAGGCGACCAAGGACGCCGCGCGGCTGGCCGGCCTCAATGTCCTGCGCCTGCTCAACGAGCCGACGGCCGCGGCTGTCGCCTACGGCCTGGACAAGCAGGCCGAAGGGATCGTCGCGATCTATGACCTGGGTGGCGGAACCTTCGATATTTCGATCCTGCGCCTGACGCGTGGTGTGTTCGAGGTGCTGGCGACCGGGGGCGACAGTGCCCTGGGTGGTGATGACTTCGATCATGCCGTCGCCGGTTGGGTGCTGGAACAGGCCGGATTGTCCGCCGATCTGGATCCGGGCGCCCAGCGCAGCCTGCTTCGCGCTGCCTGTGACGCCAAGGAAGCCCTGACCAGCGCCGACCGTGTGGAGGTCGCCTATGGCGATTGGCGCGGCGAACTCACCCGGGCCGGGTTCGATGCCCTGATCGAGCCCATGGTGGCTCGCAGCCTCAAGGCCTGTCGTCGTGCAGTGCGTGATGCCGGCATCGAAGTGGACGAGGTCGAGGCCGTGGTCATGGTGGGGGGCTCGACCCGTGTGCCGCGCGTTCGCGAGGCTGTCGCCGAAATGTTCGGGCGCCAGCCCCTGACCGATATCGATCCCGACCAGGTGGTGGCCATCGGTGCCGCCGTTCAGGCCGATATCCTTGCCGGCAACAAGCGCGGCGAAGAGCTGCTGTTGCTGGACGTGATCCCCCTGTCGCTGGGCCTGGAAACCATGGGGGGGCTGATGGAGAAGGTGATTCCGCGCAACACCACCATTCCAGTGGCTCGTGCCCAGGACTTCACCACCTACAAGGATGGCCAGACGGCCATGATGATCCATGTGCTCCAGGGTGAGCGCGAACTGATCAAGGACTGCCGTTCCCTGGCCCGCTTCGAGCTCCGCGGGATTCCGCCCATGGTGGCGGGTGCCGCGAAGATCCGCGTGACCTTCCAGGTCGACGCCGATGGCCTGCTGGGCGTGACTGCCCGCGAACTGGCCTCGGGCGTGGAGGCCAGCATCCAGGTCAAGCCGTCCTACGGCCTGACCGATGGCGAAATCTCCCGCATGTTGCAGGACTCCTTCCAGTATGCGGGCGAAGACAAGAACGCCCGCGCCCTGCGCGAACAGCAGGTGGAGGCCGAGCGCCTGCTGGAAGCTGTCCAGGCCGCCCTCGAAGCCGATGGCGAGCGCCTGCTGGACGAGGTCGAGCGGGACGCCATCCTGGATACCATGCAAACCCTGCGCGAGGTCGCACTTGGCACTGATGTCGCGGCCATCGAGGCCCAGGTCAAGCGCCTCTCCCAGGTAACCGACGCCTTTGCCGCGCGTCGGATGGACGCGGCCGTCAAGGCAGCGCTCTCCGGTCGCCGACTCAACGAAATCGAGGATTGA
- a CDS encoding RodZ domain-containing protein produces MMKASHPEAVAATRANPGETLRLARESEDLSLGEVARLLNLTEHALRQLEAGAFDQLPGHTFARGYVRAYAKLLGMDQADLVAQFDQYTGTDAQGSSVHSLGRIEEPVRLSQSLLRIVSFVILVALGAVGFFWWQEHSNRASEEAAGVNIEHVEVESADGTTQIHPLDEPEDQAVAEAQQDGQAPAPVSPEAAGQPGQQAAEGVATAPAIDATASVPATPVTPAPGSAESLSQPAVPAGAEPSQPAVVASAQPATVPAPAPAPAPAPAAAAEVPAPVVAQAGQGLVRVQFVADCWTQVTDADGKVLVSGLKRKGDSLELAGKAPLEVRLGFARGAQLSYNGQAVDVSPYVRGETARLKLGQ; encoded by the coding sequence ATGATGAAAGCGTCGCATCCCGAAGCTGTAGCGGCGACCCGCGCCAACCCAGGTGAAACCCTGCGTCTGGCCCGCGAGAGCGAGGACTTGAGCCTGGGCGAAGTCGCCCGCCTCCTCAACCTGACCGAGCACGCCCTGCGCCAGCTCGAGGCCGGCGCCTTCGACCAGTTGCCCGGTCACACCTTCGCCCGGGGCTATGTCCGCGCCTACGCCAAGCTGCTGGGCATGGACCAGGCCGACCTGGTTGCGCAGTTCGACCAGTACACCGGTACCGACGCCCAGGGCAGCAGCGTCCACAGCCTGGGTCGCATCGAGGAACCGGTGCGCCTTTCCCAGAGCCTGTTGCGCATCGTCAGCTTCGTCATTCTCGTCGCCCTCGGCGCCGTGGGATTCTTCTGGTGGCAGGAGCATTCCAATCGTGCGAGCGAGGAAGCTGCCGGCGTGAATATCGAGCACGTGGAAGTGGAGAGTGCCGACGGCACCACCCAGATTCACCCCCTCGACGAGCCGGAGGATCAGGCTGTGGCCGAGGCCCAGCAGGACGGGCAGGCGCCCGCTCCGGTGAGCCCGGAGGCCGCCGGCCAGCCCGGGCAACAGGCGGCTGAAGGCGTCGCTACCGCTCCGGCCATCGACGCCACCGCCAGCGTACCTGCAACGCCGGTGACGCCTGCACCGGGCTCGGCCGAATCCCTTTCCCAACCCGCCGTACCGGCCGGTGCCGAGCCGAGCCAGCCTGCAGTCGTGGCCTCCGCGCAGCCGGCTACAGTTCCTGCTCCTGCTCCTGCTCCTGCTCCTGCACCGGCCGCTGCCGCCGAAGTGCCGGCTCCGGTCGTGGCCCAGGCGGGCCAGGGCCTGGTGCGTGTCCAGTTCGTCGCCGACTGCTGGACCCAGGTCACCGATGCCGACGGCAAGGTCCTGGTCAGCGGGCTGAAGCGCAAGGGCGACAGCCTCGAACTGGCAGGCAAGGCCCCGCTGGAAGTTCGCCTGGGCTTCGCCCGGGGCGCGCAGCTCAGCTACAACGGCCAGGCAGTCGACGTCTCCCCCTATGTCCGTGGCGAAACCGCTCGCCTGAAGCTGGGGCAATAA
- a CDS encoding IscS subfamily cysteine desulfurase, whose translation MKLPIYLDYSATTPVDPRVAQKMSECLLADGNFGNPASRSHVFGWKAEEAVENARRQVAELVNADPREIVWTSGATESDNLAIKGVAHFYSGKGKHIVTSKIEHKAVLDTTRQLEREGFEVTYLEPGEDGLITPALVESALRDDTILVSVMHVNNEIGTINDIAAIGELTRSRGILFHVDAAQSTGKVEIDLEKLKVDLMSFSAHKTYGPKGIGALYVRRKPRVRLEAQTHGGGHERGMRSGTLATHQIVGMGEAFRIAKEEMASENQRIKALADRFWSRIEDMEELYLNGSATARVPHNLNVSFNYVEGESLIMALKDLAVSSGSACTSASLEPSYVLRALGRNDELAHSSIRFTFGRFTTEEQVDYAAAKVREAVDKLRELSPLWDMYKEGVDLSQVEWQAH comes from the coding sequence ATGAAATTGCCGATCTACCTCGACTACTCCGCCACTACGCCGGTGGACCCGCGCGTCGCCCAGAAGATGAGCGAATGCCTGCTGGCGGACGGCAACTTCGGCAACCCGGCCTCGCGCTCTCACGTGTTCGGCTGGAAGGCCGAGGAAGCGGTGGAGAATGCTCGTCGTCAGGTGGCTGAGCTGGTCAATGCCGACCCTCGTGAAATCGTCTGGACTTCCGGTGCCACCGAATCCGACAACCTTGCCATCAAGGGCGTGGCCCACTTCTACAGTGGCAAGGGCAAGCACATCGTTACCTCGAAGATCGAGCACAAGGCGGTACTGGATACCACCCGCCAACTGGAGCGCGAAGGGTTCGAGGTCACCTACCTGGAGCCGGGTGAAGACGGCCTGATCACTCCGGCGCTGGTGGAGTCCGCCCTGCGCGACGACACCATCCTGGTTTCGGTCATGCATGTGAACAACGAGATCGGCACCATCAACGACATCGCCGCCATCGGCGAGCTGACCCGGTCCCGCGGCATCCTCTTTCATGTCGACGCCGCCCAGTCCACTGGCAAGGTGGAAATCGACCTGGAGAAGCTGAAGGTCGACCTGATGTCCTTCTCCGCCCACAAGACCTACGGCCCCAAGGGTATCGGCGCCCTTTACGTGCGTCGCAAGCCGCGCGTGCGCCTGGAAGCCCAGACCCACGGCGGTGGCCATGAGCGTGGCATGCGCTCCGGCACCCTGGCGACCCATCAGATCGTCGGCATGGGCGAAGCCTTCCGCATCGCCAAGGAAGAGATGGCCAGCGAAAACCAGCGTATCAAGGCCCTGGCCGATCGCTTCTGGTCCCGGATCGAGGACATGGAAGAGCTCTATCTGAATGGCAGTGCCACCGCTCGCGTGCCTCACAACCTGAACGTCAGCTTCAACTACGTCGAGGGCGAGTCGCTGATCATGGCGCTCAAGGACCTCGCGGTCTCCTCCGGCTCCGCCTGCACCTCGGCCTCCCTGGAGCCGTCCTATGTGCTGCGTGCCCTGGGCCGCAACGACGAGCTGGCGCACAGCTCCATCCGCTTCACCTTTGGTCGGTTCACCACCGAGGAACAGGTGGACTACGCCGCTGCCAAGGTGCGTGAAGCGGTCGACAAGCTCCGTGAACTGTCCCCGTTGTGGGATATGTATAAAGAGGGCGTCGACCTGTCCCAGGTCGAATGGCAGGCGCACTGA
- the iscA gene encoding iron-sulfur cluster assembly protein IscA, producing the protein MAISMTESAARHVQRSLEGRGKGEGIRLGVRTTGCSGLAYVLEFVDELTSEDLVFESHGVKVIIDPKSLTYLDGTELDFVREGLNEGFKFNNPNVRGECGCGESFNV; encoded by the coding sequence ATGGCCATCAGCATGACCGAATCCGCCGCCCGTCACGTGCAGCGCTCCCTCGAGGGGCGTGGCAAGGGTGAGGGTATCCGTCTGGGGGTGCGTACGACTGGCTGCTCCGGTCTCGCCTACGTGCTGGAGTTCGTCGACGAGCTGACTTCGGAAGACCTGGTATTCGAGAGTCATGGCGTCAAGGTGATCATCGATCCCAAGAGCCTGACCTACCTCGATGGCACCGAGCTGGACTTCGTCCGCGAAGGGCTCAATGAGGGCTTCAAGTTCAACAATCCGAACGTGCGCGGCGAATGCGGCTGCGGCGAGAGCTTCAACGTCTGA
- the fdx gene encoding ISC system 2Fe-2S type ferredoxin: MPQIIFLPHAEHCPEGAVIEAQPGESILDAALRAGIEIEHACEKSCACTTCHVVVREGFGSLEASDELEDDMLDKAWGLEPHSRLSCQALVDEEDLVVEIPKYTINQVSEGH; encoded by the coding sequence ATGCCCCAGATCATTTTCCTGCCCCACGCCGAGCATTGCCCCGAGGGTGCCGTGATCGAGGCTCAGCCTGGCGAAAGCATCCTGGACGCTGCCCTGCGCGCTGGTATCGAGATCGAGCATGCCTGCGAGAAGTCGTGCGCCTGCACCACCTGCCACGTCGTGGTGCGCGAGGGCTTCGGGTCCCTAGAGGCGTCCGATGAACTCGAGGACGACATGCTCGACAAGGCCTGGGGGCTCGAACCTCATTCGCGGCTGTCCTGCCAGGCGCTCGTGGACGAAGAGGACCTCGTGGTGGAAATTCCCAAGTACACCATCAACCAGGTGTCCGAAGGCCACTGA
- the trmJ gene encoding tRNA (cytosine(32)/uridine(32)-2'-O)-methyltransferase TrmJ, with product MLQNIRVVLVNTSHPGNIGGAARAMKNMGLSRLILVDPEDFPSPEASARASGADDILQSADVVATLEEALVGCSLVVGTSARDRRIPWPLLDPRECGKASVDQVQVGGEVALVFGREYAGLTNEELQRCQYHVHIPSNPEFSSLNLAAAVQVLVYEVRMAWLAQEGLPSKVEKIETTAMLNAQPVTADELERFYGHLESTLVDIGFLDPEKPRHLMSRLRRLYGRSGISKLEMNILRGILTETQKAARGETQKRSDT from the coding sequence TACCAGCCATCCCGGCAATATCGGTGGTGCGGCTCGCGCCATGAAGAACATGGGGCTGTCCAGGCTCATCCTGGTGGATCCTGAGGACTTTCCCAGTCCTGAGGCCAGCGCCCGTGCATCAGGTGCCGATGACATCCTGCAGTCGGCCGACGTGGTCGCTACGCTGGAGGAAGCCCTGGTTGGCTGCAGTCTTGTGGTGGGCACCAGCGCCCGCGACCGGCGCATCCCCTGGCCCTTGCTGGATCCGAGGGAGTGCGGCAAGGCGTCGGTCGATCAGGTCCAGGTCGGCGGCGAAGTGGCACTGGTGTTCGGTCGCGAGTATGCCGGCCTCACCAATGAAGAGCTGCAGCGCTGTCAGTACCACGTGCACATTCCATCCAATCCGGAGTTCTCCTCCCTGAACCTCGCGGCGGCTGTCCAGGTGCTGGTCTACGAGGTGCGCATGGCATGGCTCGCCCAGGAAGGGTTGCCGAGCAAGGTGGAGAAGATCGAGACCACGGCGATGCTCAACGCGCAGCCGGTCACAGCCGATGAGCTCGAGCGGTTCTACGGTCACCTGGAAAGCACGTTGGTGGATATCGGCTTTCTCGACCCCGAGAAGCCTCGGCATCTCATGTCGCGCCTGCGCAGGCTCTACGGCCGCAGCGGTATCAGCAAGCTGGAAATGAATATCCTGCGCGGCATTCTGACGGAAACCCAGAAGGCGGCGCGGGGCGAAACCCAAAAGCGGAGTGACACCTGA
- the iscU gene encoding Fe-S cluster assembly scaffold IscU, protein MAYSDKVIDHYENPRNVGKLDAADPNVGTGMVGAPACGDVMRLQIKVNEQGVIEDAKFKTYGCGSAIASSSLATEWMKGKTLDEAASIKNTTIAEELALPPVKIHCSVLAEDAIKAAVNDYKQKKGLL, encoded by the coding sequence ATGGCATACAGCGACAAGGTCATCGACCACTACGAAAACCCGCGCAACGTCGGCAAGCTCGACGCCGCTGATCCCAATGTCGGTACCGGCATGGTCGGTGCGCCGGCCTGCGGCGACGTGATGCGCCTGCAGATCAAGGTCAACGAACAGGGCGTGATCGAAGACGCCAAGTTCAAGACCTATGGTTGCGGCTCCGCCATCGCCTCCAGCTCCCTCGCCACCGAGTGGATGAAGGGCAAGACCCTGGATGAAGCCGCTTCCATCAAGAACACCACCATCGCCGAAGAGCTGGCCCTGCCGCCGGTGAAGATCCATTGCTCGGTGCTCGCTGAGGACGCCATCAAGGCCGCCGTCAACGACTACAAGCAGAAGAAGGGTCTGCTCTAA
- the ndk gene encoding nucleoside-diphosphate kinase, producing the protein MAVERTLSIIKPDAVAKNVIGEVLTRFEKAGLRVVASKMVQLSEREAGGFYAEHKERPFFKDLVSFMTSGPVVVQVLEGENAIAKNRELMGATDPKKADAGTIRADFAVSIDENAVHGSDSEASAAREIAYFFAATEVCARIR; encoded by the coding sequence ATGGCTGTTGAACGTACCCTCTCCATCATCAAGCCGGACGCCGTTGCCAAGAACGTCATCGGCGAAGTCCTGACCCGTTTCGAGAAAGCCGGCCTGCGCGTCGTCGCTTCCAAGATGGTTCAGCTTTCCGAGCGCGAAGCCGGTGGTTTCTACGCCGAGCACAAAGAGCGCCCCTTCTTCAAGGACCTGGTTTCCTTCATGACCTCCGGTCCGGTCGTCGTTCAGGTCCTGGAAGGTGAGAACGCCATCGCCAAGAACCGCGAGCTGATGGGCGCCACCGATCCGAAGAAAGCCGATGCCGGTACCATCCGCGCCGATTTCGCCGTTTCCATCGACGAGAACGCCGTACACGGTTCCGACTCCGAGGCTTCCGCCGCCCGTGAGATCGCCTACTTCTTCGCCGCCACCGAGGTGTGCGCTCGCATTCGCTGA
- the pilW gene encoding type IV pilus biogenesis/stability protein PilW has translation MTLRSALLILSTALLAACVSTGQVDPMKTDQGRDAARDAYIELGIGYLKQGATERAKVPLKKALELDSSNADANAALALVFQTEMEPELADEHYRKALSARSDARILNNYGSFLFEQGRYKEAYERFQQAADDNLYPERSRVFENLGLTALKLNDRELAKQHLDKALRLNRQQPLALLEMAQLSYEDKQYVPARDFYERFTRIAPQNARSLLLGARLATLFEDRNQAASLGLQLKRLYPGTPEYQQYLSEQ, from the coding sequence ATGACCCTGCGCTCCGCGCTGCTCATCCTTTCCACCGCATTGCTCGCAGCCTGTGTGTCGACCGGTCAGGTCGACCCCATGAAGACCGATCAAGGCCGTGACGCAGCGCGTGACGCTTATATCGAGCTCGGAATCGGCTACCTCAAGCAGGGGGCGACCGAGCGGGCCAAGGTGCCTTTGAAGAAAGCCCTGGAACTGGACTCCTCCAACGCGGACGCCAACGCGGCGCTCGCCCTGGTGTTCCAGACCGAAATGGAACCCGAGCTGGCGGATGAGCACTATCGCAAGGCGCTGTCGGCGCGCAGCGATGCCCGCATCCTCAACAACTACGGCAGCTTCCTGTTCGAGCAAGGGCGCTACAAGGAAGCCTACGAGCGCTTCCAGCAGGCCGCCGACGACAATCTCTACCCGGAACGCTCCCGGGTCTTCGAGAACCTCGGCCTTACCGCCCTGAAGCTGAACGATCGTGAGCTCGCCAAGCAGCATCTCGACAAGGCCTTGCGCCTGAACCGCCAGCAGCCGCTGGCGTTGTTGGAGATGGCCCAGCTGTCCTACGAGGACAAGCAGTACGTGCCCGCCCGCGATTTCTACGAGCGTTTCACCCGTATCGCGCCGCAGAATGCACGCAGCCTGTTGCTCGGCGCGCGTCTGGCGACCCTGTTCGAAGATCGCAACCAGGCCGCGAGCCTGGGACTGCAACTCAAGCGTCTTTATCCCGGTACGCCGGAATATCAGCAATACCTGTCGGAGCAATGA
- the iscR gene encoding Fe-S cluster assembly transcriptional regulator IscR, giving the protein MRLTTKGRYAVTAMLDLALHAQQGPVSLADISERQGISLSYLEQLFAKLRRGNLVSSVRGPGGGYQLSRDMHGIHVAQVIDAVNESVDATRCQGLGDCHSGDTCLTHHLWCDLSLQIHEFLSGISLADLVNRREVQEVAQRQDQRRCGSNGRTPHLDKIEASAID; this is encoded by the coding sequence ATGCGACTGACCACCAAAGGCCGATACGCCGTCACCGCCATGCTCGACCTGGCGCTGCATGCGCAGCAGGGGCCGGTGTCTCTGGCAGATATTTCCGAACGTCAGGGAATCTCCCTGTCTTACCTTGAACAACTTTTCGCCAAGCTCCGCCGCGGCAATCTCGTTAGCAGCGTCCGCGGTCCCGGTGGTGGCTACCAGCTTTCCCGAGACATGCACGGCATCCATGTGGCTCAGGTGATCGATGCGGTCAATGAGTCGGTGGATGCCACCCGTTGTCAGGGGCTTGGCGACTGCCATTCCGGCGATACCTGCCTGACCCATCACCTGTGGTGCGACCTCAGTCTGCAAATCCATGAATTCCTGAGTGGCATCAGCCTGGCTGACCTGGTCAACCGCCGCGAGGTGCAGGAAGTCGCTCAGCGGCAGGATCAACGCCGCTGTGGAAGCAATGGCAGGACGCCGCACCTCGATAAGATTGAAGCGTCCGCCATCGATTGA